From one Desulfurobacterium thermolithotrophum DSM 11699 genomic stretch:
- a CDS encoding diguanylate cyclase domain-containing protein has translation MELERDIAKLEVFWEDSAQTPPEWIKKIEDKVSFIELVDSTAILYIRIADLKIFLKIKIPIKEIPDVNIKNLFLLSQIFQKIPIGVLIFKQQVVYANTFIEKIFEKPCVEIINSPAKDFLPEEIIRNIHKLFSKESIEREFVLKWIGSFDLLSGNKRHLLIIATSTFIDEIPFGIALFFDISREKNFLTEMVDLHSYDSVIGLSNLKSALEFIENLRKNGKRFLVGLVDIDNFSLINDSFGIETGDKVLREFVERLRKSFNPNYYQLFRTVSDQFLIISLRETDRTKEIKYIVNKIKKLLEIPFKVNGSEIFLSVNFGFSFYPEHGDSVLTKAEIALKHAREEKLSYAVYSLDLEFSRETIEILSNIKEDIKNDRIEVFFQPKVDLNSGKILGAEALMRSSVPPNKAIPVIIRYGC, from the coding sequence ATGGAGTTGGAGAGGGATATTGCTAAATTAGAGGTTTTCTGGGAAGATTCAGCGCAAACTCCTCCAGAATGGATAAAGAAAATAGAAGATAAAGTTTCCTTTATAGAGTTAGTTGATAGTACAGCTATTCTTTATATAAGGATAGCTGATTTAAAAATTTTTTTAAAGATAAAAATACCTATAAAAGAAATCCCCGATGTTAATATTAAAAACCTATTCTTACTAAGTCAGATTTTTCAGAAAATTCCTATAGGAGTCCTTATTTTTAAACAGCAAGTTGTGTATGCTAATACTTTTATAGAAAAAATTTTTGAAAAGCCTTGTGTTGAAATAATTAATTCACCAGCAAAAGATTTTCTTCCGGAAGAAATAATAAGAAATATTCACAAATTATTTTCTAAAGAATCAATTGAAAGAGAGTTTGTTCTAAAGTGGATTGGAAGTTTTGATCTTTTATCTGGTAATAAAAGACATCTTTTAATAATTGCAACTTCAACCTTTATTGACGAAATTCCTTTTGGAATAGCTCTTTTCTTTGATATTTCTAGAGAGAAAAATTTCTTGACGGAAATGGTAGATCTTCATAGTTATGACTCAGTTATAGGTCTTTCAAATCTTAAAAGTGCTTTAGAATTTATAGAGAATTTAAGGAAAAATGGAAAACGTTTTCTAGTGGGACTTGTTGATATCGACAATTTTTCTTTGATTAATGACTCATTTGGAATAGAAACAGGAGATAAAGTTTTAAGAGAATTTGTAGAAAGGCTAAGGAAATCTTTTAATCCAAATTACTATCAACTATTTAGGACTGTTTCTGATCAGTTTTTAATTATTAGCCTACGGGAAACGGATAGAACGAAAGAGATAAAATACATAGTTAATAAAATAAAAAAACTTTTGGAAATACCATTTAAGGTTAATGGTAGTGAAATTTTTTTATCTGTAAATTTTGGTTTTTCTTTTTATCCTGAGCATGGCGATTCTGTTTTAACCAAAGCAGAAATAGCTTTAAAGCATGCTCGTGAAGAAAAATTAAGTTATGCAGTCTACTCTCTTGATCTTGAATTTTCAAGAGAAACTATAGAGATACTTTCTAATATAAAAGAAGATATTAAAAACGATAGAATAGAAGTATTCTTCCAGCCTAAGGTGGATTTAAATTCTGGGAAAATTTTAGGTGCTGAAGCATTAATGAGAAGTTCCGTACCTCCTAATAAAGCAATTCCTGTAATTATTAGGTACGGATGTTGA
- the thpR gene encoding RNA 2',3'-cyclic phosphodiesterase produces MAKKRLFIGTLTTVSGIEAVKERIELLGILGKWVEKENIHFTYRFLGDIEEERIPQIKQMLKNKLKGITAPMVTYKGLDVFPNLKSPRVLWIGMKSEEIEEVKRKIDQALMPFGFSPEKIFKPHLTLLRIKKLRHATKFKSYLFQMKEHFFDKKVEQKVCLIESKLTSKGPIYKVLEEIILD; encoded by the coding sequence ATGGCAAAAAAACGGCTTTTCATTGGAACTCTTACTACTGTTTCAGGTATAGAAGCTGTTAAAGAAAGAATAGAGCTCTTAGGAATTTTAGGAAAATGGGTAGAAAAGGAAAATATACATTTTACTTATAGATTTTTGGGAGATATTGAAGAAGAAAGGATTCCTCAAATTAAACAAATGTTAAAAAACAAACTAAAAGGAATAACTGCTCCTATGGTCACTTATAAAGGACTTGACGTTTTCCCAAATTTGAAATCTCCAAGAGTTCTTTGGATTGGAATGAAATCAGAGGAAATTGAAGAAGTAAAAAGAAAAATAGATCAGGCTTTAATGCCTTTTGGTTTTTCACCTGAGAAAATTTTTAAACCACATCTAACACTTTTAAGAATAAAGAAATTAAGGCATGCAACAAAGTTTAAAAGCTATCTTTTTCAAATGAAAGAACACTTTTTTGATAAAAAAGTTGAACAAAAAGTGTGTCTAATTGAAAGTAAACTAACTTCAAAAGGCCCTATTTACAAAGTTTTAGAGGAGATAATCCTTGATTGA
- a CDS encoding Fur family transcriptional regulator — protein MNLIEKKKKRNTKQKAVVFQVVQSSYDHPTAETIYERAKKEIQTISLGTVYRILKELVAEGKIKEIIVNKQSRFDPNTDFHHHFICKKCGKIEDVKAPLCRYTCKKLEEKNYVIEEIEYKFYGLCDKCCAQNLGKD, from the coding sequence TTGAACTTAATAGAAAAAAAGAAAAAGAGAAATACGAAGCAAAAAGCAGTTGTTTTTCAAGTTGTTCAAAGTTCTTACGACCATCCGACTGCTGAAACCATTTATGAGAGAGCAAAAAAAGAAATACAAACAATAAGTCTTGGTACAGTTTACCGCATTTTAAAGGAACTTGTTGCTGAAGGAAAAATCAAAGAGATAATAGTAAACAAGCAATCCAGATTTGACCCTAACACTGATTTTCATCACCACTTTATCTGCAAAAAGTGTGGAAAGATCGAAGATGTTAAAGCTCCTCTATGTAGGTACACCTGTAAAAAATTAGAAGAAAAAAACTATGTTATAGAAGAAATTGAATACAAATTCTATGGTCTTTGTGACAAATGTTGTGCACAAAATTTAGGCAAAGATTAA
- a CDS encoding EAL domain-containing protein: protein MRKSLENLKQWLENGHNISVAVNVSISQLLDSRFFPLVRRTIEKLKIPPEKLILEVTESEATVNSNNLFSTIKALVEYGVRISIDDFGTGYSSLSRLRMIKAHELKIDLSFIKNVPESEEDKSIVKFIVDISKLLKMTSVAEGIERKEQIEFLRKIGCNEGQGYYFSPPIPAEEFKKLLKKEVFAI, encoded by the coding sequence TTGAGAAAAAGTCTTGAAAATTTAAAGCAATGGTTAGAAAATGGACACAATATATCGGTGGCCGTTAACGTTTCGATATCCCAACTTTTAGATAGCAGGTTTTTTCCTTTAGTTCGTAGGACAATTGAAAAACTAAAAATTCCTCCAGAGAAGTTAATACTGGAGGTTACAGAAAGTGAAGCAACTGTAAATTCTAATAACCTGTTTTCTACTATTAAAGCATTAGTTGAATATGGAGTGAGGATTTCAATTGATGATTTTGGTACAGGTTACTCGTCACTCTCAAGACTAAGAATGATAAAAGCTCATGAGCTTAAGATTGATCTATCTTTTATTAAGAACGTTCCAGAAAGTGAGGAAGATAAGAGTATTGTTAAGTTTATCGTTGATATTTCAAAGCTTCTTAAGATGACTTCTGTTGCAGAGGGAATAGAAAGAAAAGAACAAATAGAGTTTTTAAGAAAAATAGGTTGTAATGAAGGGCAAGGATATTACTTTTCTCCTCCTATTCCCGCTGAAGAATTTAAGAAGCTGCTAAAAAAAGAAGTTTTTGCAATTTAA
- the glnA gene encoding type I glutamate--ammonia ligase → MKPKNAKEVVELIQREGIKFVDLRFTDMFGTWHHVTFPAHEISEESFEQGLFFDGSSIRQWQPINASDMMFKLDPTTATVDPLSEIPTLVVIADIVDPVTKEPYHKDPRNIAKKAIEYLKSTGIGDTVYCGPEPEFFIFDDVKYDVGMNFSFYEVDSVEGIWRTGADENPNLGHKIKVKGGYFPVPPADQLDHIRKVMAMKMEEAGLVVEALHHEVATGGQGEIDIRFGELVTAADNLMWVKYIVKNVAKMFGKTATFMPKPLFGDNGTGMHTHMSIWKNGENLFHGDSYAGLSETALYFIGGIIKHAKAVCAFTNPTVNSYKRLVPGYEAPVNLCYSARNRSASIRVPVVTSPKAKRIEVRFPDSSGAPYLAFTALLMAGLDGIENKIHPGEPVDKNLYDLPPEELKDIPTVPGSLAEAIDALEKDYEFLTKGGVMTEQFLEDYIEYKRNEEIDPIRLRPTPMEFFLYFDV, encoded by the coding sequence ATGAAACCAAAAAACGCTAAAGAAGTAGTAGAACTCATTCAAAGAGAAGGGATAAAGTTTGTTGACCTAAGATTTACTGACATGTTTGGAACATGGCATCACGTTACGTTTCCTGCACATGAAATCTCTGAAGAAAGCTTTGAGCAAGGACTTTTCTTTGACGGTTCATCAATTAGACAGTGGCAGCCAATTAACGCAAGTGATATGATGTTTAAGCTTGATCCGACAACTGCAACTGTTGATCCACTTTCTGAAATTCCAACTCTTGTTGTAATTGCTGACATTGTTGATCCTGTTACAAAAGAACCTTACCATAAAGACCCAAGAAATATTGCTAAAAAAGCAATAGAATATCTCAAGTCAACAGGAATCGGAGATACAGTTTACTGCGGACCAGAACCTGAGTTCTTTATTTTTGATGATGTTAAGTACGATGTTGGAATGAACTTCTCTTTCTATGAGGTTGACAGCGTTGAAGGTATCTGGAGAACAGGAGCAGACGAAAATCCAAACCTTGGACACAAAATAAAAGTAAAAGGTGGTTACTTCCCAGTTCCACCAGCAGATCAACTTGACCACATTAGAAAAGTAATGGCAATGAAGATGGAAGAAGCAGGACTTGTTGTTGAGGCGCTCCATCACGAAGTTGCTACAGGTGGACAGGGTGAAATTGACATTAGGTTCGGAGAGCTTGTAACAGCAGCTGACAACCTCATGTGGGTCAAATACATCGTTAAAAACGTTGCAAAGATGTTTGGTAAGACTGCTACATTTATGCCAAAGCCACTTTTTGGAGATAACGGAACAGGTATGCATACTCACATGTCAATCTGGAAAAATGGTGAAAACCTCTTCCACGGCGACAGCTACGCAGGACTTTCCGAAACAGCTCTTTACTTTATAGGTGGAATCATTAAACACGCAAAAGCAGTTTGTGCATTTACAAATCCAACTGTTAACTCTTACAAGAGACTTGTTCCAGGATACGAAGCGCCAGTTAACCTATGTTACTCTGCAAGAAACAGATCTGCTTCAATTAGAGTCCCAGTTGTAACAAGTCCAAAAGCTAAGAGAATAGAGGTTAGATTCCCAGATTCTTCTGGAGCTCCATACCTTGCATTCACTGCACTTTTAATGGCTGGACTTGATGGAATCGAGAACAAGATCCATCCAGGTGAACCAGTTGATAAGAACCTCTACGATCTTCCACCAGAAGAACTCAAAGACATTCCAACAGTTCCAGGTTCTCTTGCTGAAGCTATTGACGCTCTTGAAAAGGACTATGAGTTCCTTACAAAAGGCGGCGTAATGACAGAACAGTTCCTTGAAGATTACATTGAGTACAAGAGAAATGAGGAAATTGATCCAATAAGACTTAGACCTACTCCAATGGAATTCTTCCTTTACTTTGATGTTTAA
- a CDS encoding NAD(P)/FAD-dependent oxidoreductase, protein MRVELDVKVPIDSTFSEELRKLGIETTFEIVRKSLDARKKPYYLYRIVIDLPEDTAKKLIEEGKVRKHKEIEELLVPAVLTKKSVLIVGTGPAGLFSALILAEAGFDVTVIDRGKPIQERVKDVKLFWEKRKLDKNSNVQFGEGGAGTFSDGKLTTRVKDKKKHFVYKIFVECGAPSEILYENKPHVGTDKLQEVIPNLRRKLEELGVVFRFSTKLEKLKVRNRKVEEVYLRDLRTGIESIEKFDYIFLAIGNSARDTFEMLKKEDIVLKAKPFAVGLRVIHRQRTIDRMQYGRFFKHPNLPPADYSLTYKGRERNVFSFCMCPGGYVICASSEENSVVCNGMSNYKRDSGYANSAIVVQVFPKDFENDPFRAMEFQRALERAAFVMGGSNYAMPAQKVWDFIEGQSSNKLIEGGYIPEIKSARLDKLLPKPIVDHIREAFIYWSKRIPFFVPGNATFVGVETRTSSPLRIVRREDYSSISADNLFPIGEGAGYAGGITSSAIDGINGALSLIRRLNEGREPVSYL, encoded by the coding sequence ATGAGAGTAGAGTTAGATGTAAAAGTTCCGATTGACAGTACTTTTAGTGAGGAACTAAGGAAGTTAGGAATAGAAACAACGTTTGAGATAGTTAGAAAGTCTTTAGACGCAAGAAAAAAGCCTTACTATCTTTACAGAATTGTTATTGACCTTCCAGAGGATACAGCAAAAAAACTAATAGAAGAAGGAAAAGTAAGGAAGCATAAGGAAATTGAAGAACTTTTGGTTCCTGCTGTTTTAACCAAAAAAAGCGTTTTAATTGTTGGAACAGGACCAGCAGGACTTTTTTCTGCTTTAATTCTTGCCGAGGCTGGTTTTGATGTCACAGTTATTGATAGAGGTAAACCCATACAAGAGCGGGTTAAAGATGTTAAACTTTTTTGGGAAAAGAGAAAGTTAGATAAAAACTCTAACGTTCAGTTTGGAGAAGGAGGGGCAGGGACTTTTTCAGACGGGAAGCTTACAACAAGAGTTAAGGACAAGAAAAAACATTTTGTTTATAAGATTTTTGTCGAGTGTGGAGCTCCATCTGAAATTCTTTATGAGAATAAACCTCATGTAGGGACAGATAAGCTCCAAGAGGTTATTCCGAATTTAAGGAGAAAACTAGAGGAATTAGGAGTAGTATTTAGATTTTCTACAAAGCTTGAAAAATTGAAAGTAAGAAATAGAAAGGTTGAAGAAGTTTATCTAAGGGACTTAAGAACAGGAATAGAATCTATTGAAAAGTTTGATTATATCTTCCTTGCCATAGGAAATAGTGCAAGGGACACTTTTGAGATGCTAAAAAAGGAAGACATTGTTTTAAAAGCAAAACCCTTCGCGGTTGGTCTTCGAGTCATCCACAGACAAAGAACTATAGATAGAATGCAGTATGGAAGATTTTTTAAACATCCTAATCTTCCACCCGCTGATTATTCTTTAACTTACAAAGGTAGGGAAAGAAACGTTTTTTCTTTTTGTATGTGCCCTGGAGGTTATGTTATCTGTGCATCATCTGAAGAAAATAGCGTTGTTTGTAACGGAATGAGTAACTATAAAAGAGATAGTGGATATGCAAATAGTGCAATTGTTGTTCAAGTTTTTCCTAAAGATTTTGAAAATGATCCATTTAGAGCAATGGAATTTCAAAGAGCTTTAGAAAGAGCAGCTTTTGTAATGGGAGGTAGCAACTATGCCATGCCAGCTCAAAAGGTGTGGGACTTCATAGAAGGTCAGAGTTCAAATAAGCTTATTGAAGGGGGATACATTCCTGAGATAAAAAGCGCAAGGCTTGATAAATTGCTTCCTAAACCTATAGTAGATCACATTAGAGAAGCTTTCATCTACTGGAGTAAGAGAATTCCGTTTTTTGTTCCAGGAAATGCAACTTTTGTTGGAGTTGAGACAAGAACCTCTTCTCCACTAAGAATTGTAAGAAGAGAAGACTATTCTTCTATTTCTGCCGATAATCTCTTTCCAATTGGAGAAGGTGCAGGATATGCAGGTGGTATAACGAGTTCTGCAATTGATGGAATAAATGGTGCTCTTTCGTTGATTAGGAGGTTAAATGAAGGAAGAGAACCTGTAAGCTACCTATAA
- a CDS encoding P-II family nitrogen regulator translates to MKKIEAIIKPFKLEEVKDALTEIGIQGLTVSEVKGFGRQKGHTELYRGAEYVVDFIPKIKIEVVVPDDIAEKVVETIVNAARTGRIGDGKVFVIPLEDAVRIRTGERGKDAL, encoded by the coding sequence ATGAAGAAAATAGAGGCAATTATAAAGCCTTTCAAGTTAGAAGAAGTAAAAGATGCTCTTACTGAAATAGGTATTCAAGGACTTACCGTTTCAGAAGTCAAAGGTTTTGGAAGACAGAAAGGACACACAGAACTTTACAGGGGTGCAGAGTACGTGGTAGACTTTATTCCAAAGATCAAGATAGAAGTTGTAGTTCCTGACGATATAGCGGAAAAGGTAGTCGAAACAATAGTAAACGCAGCAAGAACAGGTAGAATCGGAGATGGAAAAGTATTTGTTATTCCTCTTGAGGATGCCGTAAGAATAAGAACTGGGGAAAGAGGCAAAGATGCACTTTAA
- a CDS encoding IS481 family transposase, whose amino-acid sequence MKQLKRFKGTSLHISSTNTAFKETLKEGRRVKKKLDLTKDRNVKRRLKWIEYYHKTGNARKTCRYFGISPTTFYKWKKRYDKYGIEGLQDRSKRPHKVRQPQIEPEIEHIIVTIREKFLTWSKEKIAAFMERYLNVKISSSTVYRTLKRHGLIERTWKLKSTYKRKKQKGKKNRTRKGLRADKPGTILMDVKYLYWCGKTFYQFTAIDKFTRIAFAKVYSTKSSRSGRRFFEELEKFLPFKIEKVQTDNGSEFLGELDEYLKRKGIEHYFSYPKSPKTNAHVERFIQTTESELWMIEGTEPTVDEMNKKLFEYLKIYNFLRPHHSLNYKTPAEKFEDYIRSHQGVHHVLNSNTD is encoded by the coding sequence ATGAAACAATTGAAAAGATTCAAAGGAACATCCCTCCATATATCAAGCACAAATACAGCATTCAAAGAAACCCTGAAAGAAGGAAGAAGAGTAAAAAAGAAACTTGACCTAACAAAAGACAGAAACGTTAAAAGGAGACTCAAATGGATAGAGTACTACCACAAAACAGGCAACGCCAGAAAAACATGCAGATACTTTGGCATCAGTCCAACAACCTTCTACAAGTGGAAAAAAAGATACGACAAGTACGGGATAGAAGGACTCCAAGACAGAAGCAAAAGACCTCATAAAGTAAGACAACCACAAATAGAACCTGAAATAGAACACATCATCGTCACAATAAGGGAAAAATTCCTAACCTGGAGCAAAGAAAAGATAGCAGCCTTCATGGAAAGATACCTAAATGTAAAAATATCATCCTCTACAGTTTACAGAACTCTCAAAAGACACGGACTAATAGAAAGAACCTGGAAACTAAAAAGTACCTACAAGAGGAAGAAACAGAAAGGGAAAAAGAACCGCACCAGAAAAGGACTAAGAGCAGACAAACCAGGAACAATCCTCATGGACGTTAAATACCTCTACTGGTGCGGTAAAACCTTTTACCAGTTCACGGCAATAGACAAGTTCACCCGAATAGCATTTGCCAAGGTTTATTCTACAAAAAGCAGCAGGAGCGGAAGAAGGTTTTTTGAAGAACTTGAAAAATTTCTTCCCTTCAAGATAGAGAAAGTTCAAACGGATAACGGGAGCGAATTTTTAGGGGAGTTAGACGAATATCTTAAAAGAAAAGGAATAGAACACTACTTTAGTTATCCGAAATCTCCCAAGACTAATGCGCATGTAGAAAGGTTTATTCAAACGACAGAAAGTGAACTATGGATGATAGAAGGAACAGAACCGACTGTTGATGAGATGAATAAAAAACTTTTTGAGTATTTAAAGATTTACAACTTTCTTAGACCCCATCACTCTTTAAATTACAAGACTCCCGCTGAGAAGTTTGAGGACTATATTAGAAGTCATCAAGGTGTCCACCATGTATTGAACTCGAACACGGATTGA
- a CDS encoding IS5-like element ISDeth1 family transposase, protein MPKLRKKPILSGMKAKRLNFHKVLNLSKTYMNRRGQAVLVYLYPFKTKRGRPKKYPDEIILTLLFLQVAWNLSFRDLEYLAVQIFGRENIPDFSTYYYRLKQLPSILLVDFLNFVSRRLLGKYHKELRFLIIDGTGFKYNEIYPLKILRGKEIKEVKSHVKVVVLSVHLKDGKRFILTALPGESYASEVKLGEKIVRWLNERGFIWRALKGKPFLGDKAYDSIKFIELVLLAGLKPYIKVRETLRKGIKSEIRLKCKELLESDEIYRFRGLIESIFGEVKQDVGSYEKTKSFHIAQLFVLAKFILFNMGVLFFVWMIFQTLSLLCLLKC, encoded by the coding sequence TTGCCAAAATTAAGAAAAAAGCCTATCCTCTCCGGTATGAAAGCGAAAAGACTAAATTTCCACAAAGTACTCAACCTATCAAAAACATACATGAACCGGAGAGGACAGGCTGTACTGGTATATTTATATCCTTTTAAAACCAAAAGAGGAAGACCCAAGAAATACCCTGACGAGATAATTCTTACCCTTCTTTTCCTCCAAGTAGCCTGGAACCTATCATTCAGAGACCTTGAATATTTGGCAGTTCAGATATTTGGAAGAGAGAATATTCCTGATTTTTCAACCTATTATTACCGACTCAAGCAACTACCTTCCATTCTCCTTGTAGATTTTCTGAACTTTGTCTCTCGAAGACTCTTAGGGAAGTATCATAAAGAACTAAGATTTCTGATAATAGATGGAACTGGCTTCAAATACAATGAGATTTATCCATTGAAAATTCTAAGAGGCAAAGAGATAAAGGAGGTAAAAAGCCACGTTAAAGTTGTTGTATTAAGCGTTCATCTAAAAGATGGAAAAAGGTTCATTCTTACTGCATTACCTGGAGAGAGTTACGCTTCGGAAGTGAAACTTGGAGAGAAAATAGTTAGGTGGTTAAACGAAAGGGGATTTATATGGAGAGCTTTGAAAGGAAAGCCATTTTTAGGAGACAAAGCTTATGACAGCATTAAGTTTATTGAGCTTGTTCTGTTAGCAGGCTTAAAGCCTTACATAAAGGTGAGAGAAACATTAAGGAAGGGAATTAAATCTGAGATTAGGCTTAAATGCAAAGAGCTTTTAGAATCTGATGAAATTTACAGGTTTAGAGGACTGATAGAGAGTATTTTTGGAGAAGTTAAGCAGGATGTTGGAAGTTACGAGAAAACAAAGAGCTTTCATATAGCTCAACTGTTTGTTTTAGCTAAGTTTATCCTCTTTAACATGGGAGTTTTGTTCTTTGTCTGGATGATTTTTCAAACACTCTCCTTGCTTTGTCTCCTTAAATGTTAA
- a CDS encoding RusA family crossover junction endodeoxyribonuclease translates to MKFKFFFVGKIPSKANYKKISHRRINGEMKPFIINNPQVISSQKEAIYQFHLQKLSYGIDKFPIEKPVKVSVSFLFSKRVKQRDIDNAEKFVGDVLEKAGVLKRDSLIYVKEKVEKRLGVKGFDEIVIIEIEELDEKKRKEHEKEVEKLPEELLEFLKKLKLELPDESRVRCKSSD, encoded by the coding sequence GTGAAGTTCAAGTTTTTCTTTGTTGGAAAAATTCCAAGCAAAGCAAACTATAAAAAGATATCTCATAGACGGATAAACGGAGAAATGAAACCTTTTATCATTAATAATCCACAGGTTATTTCATCTCAAAAGGAAGCTATCTACCAGTTTCATCTTCAAAAACTATCTTATGGGATAGATAAATTTCCTATAGAAAAGCCTGTTAAAGTTTCTGTTTCATTTCTTTTTTCAAAAAGGGTAAAACAAAGAGATATAGATAATGCTGAAAAGTTTGTTGGAGATGTGTTAGAAAAAGCAGGTGTTTTAAAGAGAGATTCTTTGATATATGTTAAAGAGAAGGTTGAAAAGCGTTTGGGAGTAAAAGGATTTGACGAAATAGTTATTATTGAGATTGAAGAGCTTGATGAAAAAAAGAGAAAGGAACACGAAAAGGAAGTCGAAAAACTTCCAGAAGAACTTCTTGAATTCTTAAAGAAACTAAAACTGGAGTTACCGGATGAGAGTAGAGTTAGATGTAAAAGTTCCGATTGA
- a CDS encoding DUF445 family protein, giving the protein MIELFIPPVVGAAIGYFTNYLAIKMLFRPIKTYYFFGWKVPFTPGLIPSKREKLAEAIAKIVKENLLTEEVLRKRLNEEKIKEHLKQFVEKLLDEFVENGDTYIKEILENIENEKLEKFIDFTFLEERISDLINRLFEFLNGKKFEELLTPDLKKELEKFIDEKIDEITEEILKLTKKAEFKDIIYYGVRNNLLKFKLYFPLLTEKSVDSFSEKISDMIIKFIENSTSDPQLKVKVSKIVWEKTRELLNKKINLSGERGKKLKEIANETVLEIINSFREKKISEVSQLKEEIIPQIVALLKEVVQRKKNLISEIVTERLLQIIEIELPVIMESVDVETLVKNRVNSLPIEEVELIVLKLINEELRYITLLGGVLGFIIGSLQVLFLHLTS; this is encoded by the coding sequence TTGATTGAGCTTTTTATTCCTCCTGTTGTTGGTGCAGCCATTGGATATTTTACAAATTATCTTGCAATTAAAATGCTCTTTCGGCCAATAAAGACTTACTATTTCTTTGGTTGGAAAGTTCCTTTTACTCCTGGACTCATTCCTTCCAAGAGAGAAAAGCTTGCAGAAGCTATTGCAAAGATTGTTAAGGAAAATCTTCTGACAGAGGAAGTTTTAAGAAAAAGACTAAACGAAGAAAAAATAAAAGAACATCTAAAGCAGTTTGTTGAAAAATTGCTTGATGAGTTTGTGGAAAATGGAGATACATATATCAAAGAAATTTTGGAGAATATTGAAAACGAAAAGCTCGAAAAATTTATTGATTTTACCTTTCTTGAAGAAAGGATATCAGATTTAATTAATAGACTCTTTGAGTTCTTAAATGGAAAAAAATTTGAAGAACTTTTAACTCCCGATTTGAAAAAAGAGTTAGAAAAGTTTATTGATGAAAAGATAGACGAAATAACAGAAGAGATTCTAAAGCTAACAAAAAAAGCAGAATTCAAAGACATAATTTACTATGGAGTAAGAAATAATCTTTTAAAGTTTAAGTTATACTTTCCTCTCTTAACAGAAAAGAGTGTTGACAGTTTTTCAGAAAAAATTTCAGATATGATTATAAAATTCATTGAAAATTCTACTTCTGATCCTCAACTCAAAGTGAAAGTTTCAAAGATTGTCTGGGAAAAAACAAGGGAATTACTTAATAAGAAAATTAATCTTTCAGGAGAAAGAGGTAAAAAGCTTAAAGAGATCGCTAATGAAACTGTTTTAGAAATTATAAATTCCTTTCGGGAAAAAAAGATTTCAGAGGTCTCTCAATTAAAAGAAGAAATCATTCCTCAAATTGTTGCTCTACTAAAGGAAGTCGTACAAAGAAAGAAAAATCTCATATCAGAAATTGTTACTGAAAGGCTTCTTCAAATAATTGAAATAGAGCTCCCTGTCATAATGGAGTCTGTTGACGTTGAAACTCTTGTTAAAAATAGAGTTAACTCACTTCCTATTGAAGAGGTAGAGCTAATAGTTTTAAAACTAATAAACGAAGAGCTCCGCTATATTACCCTTTTAGGTGGAGTTTTAGGATTCATTATAGGTAGCTTACAGGTTCTCTTCCTTCATTTAACCTCCTAA